In Dermacentor silvarum isolate Dsil-2018 chromosome 2, BIME_Dsil_1.4, whole genome shotgun sequence, the following proteins share a genomic window:
- the LOC119440843 gene encoding uncharacterized protein LOC119440843, with translation MVLLCSEPPGSPFSEPCLFSLIVYCELERHKLQEPSSCSAQHKEFQREVLTRLSVLRIVQQQQGELLTALTTRCTVKQSDNAPQVVVGQFDSYDELKKFDQTLTGPVKEAVVQQLANIGGPSPESCTRRVLRSVLSDKLASTFSWHGRKGKNAFDCLLLSKCIVDAVKVTHKCDNFVVESASKDWLRHAPARCASEKSASHPSSLPD, from the exons ATGGTGCTGCTGTGTTCCGAGCCGCCCGGGTCGCCGTTTTCAGAGCCttgtttattttctttaataGTTTATTGTGAGCTCGAAAGACATAAGCTTCAAGAGCCTTCATCCTGTTCTGCGCAACATAAAG AATTTCAGCGTGAGGTGCTGACACGGCTCTCTGTACTCAGGATTGTTCAGCAGCAGCAAGGCGAGTTGCTAACAGCGTTGACAACCCGGTGCACTGTGAAACAGTCTGACAACGCTCCTCAAGTTGTAGTGGGCCAGTTTGACAGCTATGACGAACTGAAGAAATTCGACCAAACACTAACTGGACCAGTCAAGGAGGCTGTG GTTCAACAGCTTGCAAACATTGGGGGTCCAAGCCCAGAGTCTTGCACACGCAGGGTTTTGAGAAGTGTGTTGTCAGACAAACTTGCATCAACATTCTCATGGCACGGACGAAAGGGGAAGAATGCCTTTGACTGTCTGCTTCTCTCAAAGTGCATTGTTG ATGCTGTAAAGGTCACCCATAAATGTGACAATTTTGTAGTGGAAAGTGCAAGCAAAGACTGGCTTCGTCATGCCCCGGCAAGATGTGCATCGGAAAAG TCAGCAAGCCATCCTTCCAGCCTGCCGGACTAG